One Sporanaerobacter acetigenes DSM 13106 genomic window carries:
- the hydE gene encoding [FeFe] hydrogenase H-cluster radical SAM maturase HydE gives MKKVLDKLYKTNSLSKDQLIYILNNLDKSLQNYLFQLARDTTIKIYGNKVFIRGLLEYSNHCKNNCMYCGIRRDNKNVDRYRLSEEEILLSLEEGYKIGYKTFVLQGGEDLYFTDDIFESLILKIKKQFPDVAVTLSIGERSYESYDRFHRAGADRFLLRHEVANVQLYNELHPGMNFENRKNCLYNLKKIGYQEGAGFLVGLPGENNEILAENLIFLKNLAPAMVGIGPLIPHPDTPLKDEKVGSAEKTIVMLSLTRLLLPTALIPITTALNTICEDGLERGLMAGGNVVMLNLSPIYVRKKYEIYKNKETRDAHELKTIEEKAKNVGFVIDMGRGDNINFRRNEDGK, from the coding sequence ATGAAAAAAGTATTAGACAAATTATACAAAACCAACTCCCTGTCTAAAGATCAACTCATCTATATTCTAAACAATTTAGATAAATCTCTACAAAATTATTTATTCCAATTGGCAAGAGACACTACAATCAAAATTTATGGAAACAAAGTATTTATAAGAGGACTTCTAGAATACTCCAATCACTGCAAAAACAATTGTATGTACTGTGGCATTAGACGTGATAACAAGAATGTAGATAGATACAGGCTCAGTGAAGAAGAAATACTTCTCTCCCTTGAAGAAGGATACAAAATAGGATATAAAACTTTTGTATTGCAAGGAGGAGAAGATTTATATTTCACTGATGACATATTTGAAAGTTTGATACTTAAAATAAAAAAACAATTTCCAGATGTAGCAGTCACTCTTTCCATTGGAGAAAGAAGCTATGAAAGTTATGATAGATTTCATAGAGCTGGAGCAGATAGATTTTTACTTAGACACGAAGTAGCAAATGTCCAATTGTATAATGAACTTCATCCTGGAATGAATTTTGAAAATAGAAAAAACTGCCTGTACAATCTTAAAAAAATAGGATATCAAGAGGGAGCAGGATTTCTTGTAGGACTGCCTGGTGAAAACAATGAAATACTAGCTGAAAATCTTATATTTTTAAAAAATTTAGCCCCCGCCATGGTAGGAATAGGTCCACTGATTCCTCATCCTGATACTCCACTAAAAGATGAAAAAGTTGGATCCGCAGAAAAAACTATTGTGATGCTCTCCCTCACAAGACTTCTTCTTCCAACTGCATTAATCCCTATAACTACTGCTTTAAATACTATTTGTGAGGATGGACTGGAACGTGGACTGATGGCTGGAGGAAATGTAGTCATGCTCAATCTCTCACCTATATATGTGAGAAAAAAATATGAGATATATAAGAACAAAGAAACAAGAGATGCCCATGAGTTGAAAACCATTGAAGAAAAGGCTAAAAATGTTGGTTTTGTTATAGATATGGGAAGAGGAGACAATATAAATTTTAGGAGGAATGAAGATGGAAAATAG
- a CDS encoding HD-GYP domain-containing protein, giving the protein MKLSECSNGEILSENLYDLEGSILASKNSTINPYIAERLEEYKVDKVPVYISKEELSGRQKRDFRGLYKESVITLKSIMNNLAIGKIVAPKKIREISDTLYAYIDKVGISIEHIFEIKAKDKYTYNHSMNVALYALLIGEWLGCSEEEKKNIIKAGLLHDIGKSRIPLEILNKKGKLTKEEFDIVKTHTIIGYKMSKDILSIDENVRQAILSHHERVDGSGYPQGLKGDEINSYAKILAIADVYDALISKRVYKEKSTPFEAVEELKRIGAYSFDVNILKVFFDNIVNYYLGSKVKISDGHIGEIVFIPPNNITCPVVKLGNTYVDLAKEEELKILEMVG; this is encoded by the coding sequence ATGAAATTATCTGAATGTAGCAACGGAGAAATATTGAGTGAAAATTTATATGATTTAGAAGGAAGTATTTTGGCTTCTAAAAACTCAACTATAAATCCATATATTGCTGAGAGGTTGGAAGAATATAAGGTGGATAAGGTTCCTGTATATATTTCTAAAGAAGAATTGTCTGGAAGGCAAAAAAGAGACTTTAGGGGATTATACAAGGAAAGTGTCATAACGCTTAAAAGCATTATGAACAATTTAGCCATAGGAAAAATTGTAGCTCCTAAAAAAATAAGAGAAATTTCTGATACTCTATACGCATATATAGATAAGGTTGGTATCTCAATAGAACATATTTTTGAAATAAAAGCTAAAGACAAATATACCTACAATCATTCTATGAATGTAGCACTGTATGCTCTTTTGATTGGGGAATGGTTAGGATGTAGTGAAGAAGAAAAAAAGAACATAATAAAAGCGGGACTTCTACATGATATAGGAAAATCTAGAATACCTTTAGAAATATTAAATAAAAAAGGGAAACTTACAAAAGAAGAATTTGATATAGTTAAAACTCATACCATCATTGGATATAAAATGTCTAAGGATATTTTGAGTATAGATGAGAATGTAAGACAAGCTATTCTTTCTCATCACGAAAGAGTAGATGGGAGTGGGTATCCTCAAGGACTTAAAGGTGATGAAATAAACAGCTATGCTAAGATATTAGCTATTGCTGATGTATATGATGCACTGATATCTAAAAGGGTATACAAGGAAAAGAGCACTCCTTTTGAGGCTGTGGAAGAATTGAAAAGAATAGGAGCATACTCTTTTGATGTCAATATACTTAAAGTATTTTTTGATAATATAGTTAACTATTATTTAGGTTCTAAGGTCAAAATAAGTGATGGACATATAGGAGAAATAGTATTTATTCC
- the hydG gene encoding [FeFe] hydrogenase H-cluster radical SAM maturase HydG: MENSFINDKKICELLESGKGASKSEIRKIIAKSLGKTRLEPEETAKLLQVEDEELLEEIFKAARTLKQEIYGNRIVFFAPLYIGNKCINNCLYCGFRRSNKAIVRKTLTHEELEEQVKILESKGHKRLILVYGEHPYYDADFIAETMKTVYDTKNGKGEIRRVNINAAPMEVEGYKKLKEAGIGTFQIFQETYHYETYKKLHPEGDMKSDYNYRLYGLDRAMKGGIDDVGIGALFGLYDWKYEVMGLLYHAIHLEETFGVGPHTISFPRIEPAIDTEFYDQTKYKVSDDDFRRIVAILRLSVPYTGMILTARENPEVRKQVIPLGVSQIDAGSRIGIGGYTKDDYIPDKEQFQLGDMRSLDEVIGQMCDLGFLTSFCTACYRSGRTGEEFMCKAKPGEIQNFCEANGIFTFKEYLIDYASEETRKRGEKIISKELDKIEPNRRKIIEEKLKIIEEGKRDVYL, from the coding sequence ATGGAAAATAGTTTTATCAATGATAAAAAAATTTGTGAACTCCTTGAAAGTGGCAAAGGAGCTTCTAAATCCGAAATAAGAAAAATCATAGCTAAATCTTTAGGTAAAACTCGTCTTGAACCTGAAGAAACAGCTAAACTTTTACAAGTAGAAGATGAGGAACTTTTAGAAGAGATATTTAAAGCTGCGAGAACCCTTAAACAAGAAATATATGGAAACAGAATAGTATTCTTCGCACCCCTTTATATAGGAAACAAGTGTATAAACAATTGTCTCTACTGTGGATTTAGAAGAAGCAATAAAGCCATAGTTAGAAAAACTTTGACTCATGAAGAACTTGAAGAACAAGTAAAAATTCTTGAAAGTAAAGGACACAAGAGACTTATTTTAGTATATGGAGAACATCCATATTATGATGCTGATTTTATAGCTGAAACTATGAAAACTGTCTATGATACAAAAAACGGAAAGGGGGAAATTCGAAGAGTAAATATAAATGCTGCCCCTATGGAAGTAGAAGGATATAAAAAACTTAAGGAAGCAGGAATAGGAACATTCCAAATATTCCAAGAAACATATCATTATGAAACATATAAAAAACTTCATCCTGAAGGAGATATGAAAAGCGACTACAACTACAGATTATATGGTTTAGATAGGGCCATGAAGGGCGGAATAGATGATGTGGGAATAGGTGCATTGTTTGGACTTTATGATTGGAAATACGAAGTCATGGGACTATTATATCATGCTATACATTTAGAAGAAACTTTTGGAGTGGGTCCTCACACTATTTCTTTTCCAAGAATAGAACCAGCCATAGATACTGAATTTTATGACCAAACTAAATATAAGGTTTCAGATGATGATTTCAGAAGAATCGTAGCTATACTTCGTCTATCTGTTCCTTATACTGGAATGATTTTGACTGCAAGGGAAAACCCCGAAGTAAGAAAACAAGTAATTCCTCTTGGGGTATCTCAAATAGATGCAGGTTCAAGAATAGGTATAGGTGGATATACAAAAGATGATTATATACCAGATAAAGAACAATTCCAATTAGGAGATATGCGTTCTCTAGATGAAGTCATTGGACAAATGTGCGACTTAGGGTTTTTGACTTCCTTCTGTACTGCTTGCTATCGTTCAGGAAGAACTGGAGAAGAATTCATGTGCAAAGCCAAACCAGGGGAAATACAAAATTTCTGTGAAGCCAATGGAATATTTACCTTTAAAGAATACCTAATAGACTATGCTTCAGAAGAAACTAGAAAACGAGGAGAAAAAATCATATCCAAAGAATTAGATAAAATTGAACCAAATAGAAGAAAAATCATTGAAGAAAAGTTGAAAATCATAGAGGAAGGTAAAAGGGATGTCTATCTATAA
- a CDS encoding TM1266 family iron-only hydrogenase system putative regulator yields the protein MKKRIAIISAILESPEKSQYEFNKIVSEYKSLIKGRMGIPFDEENISVISITVVGTIDEINSLTGKLGNLNNITVKTSISKKELD from the coding sequence TTGAAAAAAAGAATCGCAATCATCAGTGCCATATTGGAGAGCCCAGAAAAATCTCAATATGAATTCAACAAAATCGTTTCAGAATACAAATCCCTCATAAAAGGAAGAATGGGCATACCTTTTGATGAGGAAAATATTTCAGTCATATCCATAACTGTTGTAGGAACTATTGATGAAATAAATAGCCTGACAGGAAAATTAGGAAATCTAAACAATATCACCGTAAAAACTTCTATATCTAAAAAGGAGCTTGATTGA